The following coding sequences are from one Arachis hypogaea cultivar Tifrunner chromosome 7, arahy.Tifrunner.gnm2.J5K5, whole genome shotgun sequence window:
- the LOC112702992 gene encoding uncharacterized protein isoform X2 has product MGGGAAGAPDFFYKEAQRLGYVARSAFKLVQIQKQHKLIKAGSSVLDLGCAPGAWLQVVCQSLGPPNHGGSVLGIDLKVFQSTWNGSSNCISWFELFDRGFLVVGSCVEIGIPMLILFIALSQRCRNSFAIASRCHTKVCLFYSVFHEISHILCSSGFTLFLLIITLAGGRGMNSISSFLSGIYQYCFASGSV; this is encoded by the exons ATGGGGGGAGGGGCGGCGGGGGCACCCGATTTCTTCTACAAGGAAGCTCAGCGCCTTGGCTATGTTGCTCGCTCTGCCTTCAAG CTAGTACAGATACAGAAGCAGCACAAGCTCATCAAGGCTGGCTCATCTGTACTGGACCTCGGCTGTGCTCCAGGTGCTTGGCTTCAAGTTGTTTGCCAGAGCCTCGGTCCTCCCAATCATGGCGGTTCCGTTCTCGGCATCGATCTCAAG GTTTTTCAGTCGACTTGGAATGGTTCCAGTAATTGCATTAGTTGGTTTGAACTATTTGACAGAGGGTTCCTTGTG GTTGGGAGCTGCGTCGAAATTGGAATTCCCATGCTAATACTGTTTATAGCCTTATCTCAG AGATGTCGCAACAGTTTCGCAATAGCATCAAGGTGCCATACCAAGGTATGTTTATTCTATTCTGTTTTCCATGAAATCAGTCATATTCTATGCTCATCTGGTTTCACATTGTTCTTGTTGATTATCACATTAGCTGGTGGAAGAGGCATGAATTCAATTAGCAGCTTCCTAAGTGGTATTTACCAGTACTGCTTTGCCAGTGGCTCGGTCTAG
- the LOC112702992 gene encoding uncharacterized protein isoform X1: protein MGGGAAGAPDFFYKEAQRLGYVARSAFKLVQIQKQHKLIKAGSSVLDLGCAPGAWLQVVCQSLGPPNHGGSVLGIDLKVFQSTWNGSSNCISWFELFDRGFLVVGSCVEIGIPMLILFIALSQKILKQRCRNSFAIASRCHTKVCLFYSVFHEISHILCSSGFTLFLLIITLAGGRGMNSISSFLSGIYQYCFASGSV, encoded by the exons ATGGGGGGAGGGGCGGCGGGGGCACCCGATTTCTTCTACAAGGAAGCTCAGCGCCTTGGCTATGTTGCTCGCTCTGCCTTCAAG CTAGTACAGATACAGAAGCAGCACAAGCTCATCAAGGCTGGCTCATCTGTACTGGACCTCGGCTGTGCTCCAGGTGCTTGGCTTCAAGTTGTTTGCCAGAGCCTCGGTCCTCCCAATCATGGCGGTTCCGTTCTCGGCATCGATCTCAAG GTTTTTCAGTCGACTTGGAATGGTTCCAGTAATTGCATTAGTTGGTTTGAACTATTTGACAGAGGGTTCCTTGTG GTTGGGAGCTGCGTCGAAATTGGAATTCCCATGCTAATACTGTTTATAGCCTTATCTCAG AAAATTTTGAAACAGAGATGTCGCAACAGTTTCGCAATAGCATCAAGGTGCCATACCAAGGTATGTTTATTCTATTCTGTTTTCCATGAAATCAGTCATATTCTATGCTCATCTGGTTTCACATTGTTCTTGTTGATTATCACATTAGCTGGTGGAAGAGGCATGAATTCAATTAGCAGCTTCCTAAGTGGTATTTACCAGTACTGCTTTGCCAGTGGCTCGGTCTAG
- the LOC112702992 gene encoding uncharacterized protein isoform X5 — translation MGGGAAGAPDFFYKEAQRLGYVARSAFKLVQIQKQHKLIKAGSSVLDLGCAPGAWLQVVCQSLGPPNHGGSVLGIDLKVFQSTWNGSSNCISWFELFDRGFLVVGSCVEIGIPMLILFIALSQRCRNSFAIASRCHTKLVEEA, via the exons ATGGGGGGAGGGGCGGCGGGGGCACCCGATTTCTTCTACAAGGAAGCTCAGCGCCTTGGCTATGTTGCTCGCTCTGCCTTCAAG CTAGTACAGATACAGAAGCAGCACAAGCTCATCAAGGCTGGCTCATCTGTACTGGACCTCGGCTGTGCTCCAGGTGCTTGGCTTCAAGTTGTTTGCCAGAGCCTCGGTCCTCCCAATCATGGCGGTTCCGTTCTCGGCATCGATCTCAAG GTTTTTCAGTCGACTTGGAATGGTTCCAGTAATTGCATTAGTTGGTTTGAACTATTTGACAGAGGGTTCCTTGTG GTTGGGAGCTGCGTCGAAATTGGAATTCCCATGCTAATACTGTTTATAGCCTTATCTCAG AGATGTCGCAACAGTTTCGCAATAGCATCAAGGTGCCATACCAAG CTGGTGGAAGAGGCATGA
- the LOC112702992 gene encoding uncharacterized protein isoform X3, with amino-acid sequence MGGGAAGAPDFFYKEAQRLGYVARSAFKLVQIQKQHKLIKAGSSVLDLGCAPGAWLQVVCQSLGPPNHGGSVLGIDLKVFQSTWNGSSNCISWFELFDRGFLVVGSCVEIGIPMLILFIALSQKILKQRCRNSFAIASRCHTKLVEEA; translated from the exons ATGGGGGGAGGGGCGGCGGGGGCACCCGATTTCTTCTACAAGGAAGCTCAGCGCCTTGGCTATGTTGCTCGCTCTGCCTTCAAG CTAGTACAGATACAGAAGCAGCACAAGCTCATCAAGGCTGGCTCATCTGTACTGGACCTCGGCTGTGCTCCAGGTGCTTGGCTTCAAGTTGTTTGCCAGAGCCTCGGTCCTCCCAATCATGGCGGTTCCGTTCTCGGCATCGATCTCAAG GTTTTTCAGTCGACTTGGAATGGTTCCAGTAATTGCATTAGTTGGTTTGAACTATTTGACAGAGGGTTCCTTGTG GTTGGGAGCTGCGTCGAAATTGGAATTCCCATGCTAATACTGTTTATAGCCTTATCTCAG AAAATTTTGAAACAGAGATGTCGCAACAGTTTCGCAATAGCATCAAGGTGCCATACCAAG CTGGTGGAAGAGGCATGA
- the LOC112702992 gene encoding uncharacterized protein isoform X4: MGGGAAGAPDFFYKEAQRLGYVARSAFKLVQIQKQHKLIKAGSSVLDLGCAPGAWLQVVCQSLGPPNHGGSVLGIDLKVFQSTWNGSSNCISWFELFDRGFLVVGSCVEIGIPMLILFIALSQDKGITRQIPSKTKRSTHDHVGLVDI, encoded by the exons ATGGGGGGAGGGGCGGCGGGGGCACCCGATTTCTTCTACAAGGAAGCTCAGCGCCTTGGCTATGTTGCTCGCTCTGCCTTCAAG CTAGTACAGATACAGAAGCAGCACAAGCTCATCAAGGCTGGCTCATCTGTACTGGACCTCGGCTGTGCTCCAGGTGCTTGGCTTCAAGTTGTTTGCCAGAGCCTCGGTCCTCCCAATCATGGCGGTTCCGTTCTCGGCATCGATCTCAAG GTTTTTCAGTCGACTTGGAATGGTTCCAGTAATTGCATTAGTTGGTTTGAACTATTTGACAGAGGGTTCCTTGTG GTTGGGAGCTGCGTCGAAATTGGAATTCCCATGCTAATACTGTTTATAGCCTTATCTCAG GACAAGGGAATAACAAGACAAATCCCATCCAAAACTAAAAGAAGCACTCATGATCACGTAGGTCTAGTCGATATATAA
- the LOC112702992 gene encoding uncharacterized protein isoform X6, whose translation MGGGAAGAPDFFYKEAQRLGYVARSAFKLVQIQKQHKLIKAGSSVLDLGCAPGAWLQVVCQSLGPPNHGGSVLGIDLKVTQTSISLFHGNTADIVEMFFSRLGMVPVIALVGLNYLTEGSLWLGAASKLEFPC comes from the exons ATGGGGGGAGGGGCGGCGGGGGCACCCGATTTCTTCTACAAGGAAGCTCAGCGCCTTGGCTATGTTGCTCGCTCTGCCTTCAAG CTAGTACAGATACAGAAGCAGCACAAGCTCATCAAGGCTGGCTCATCTGTACTGGACCTCGGCTGTGCTCCAGGTGCTTGGCTTCAAGTTGTTTGCCAGAGCCTCGGTCCTCCCAATCATGGCGGTTCCGTTCTCGGCATCGATCTCAAGGTAACCCAAACCTCCATCTCTCTCTTCCACGGTAACACAGCTGATATTGTTGAAAT GTTTTTCAGTCGACTTGGAATGGTTCCAGTAATTGCATTAGTTGGTTTGAACTATTTGACAGAGGGTTCCTTGTG GTTGGGAGCTGCGTCGAAATTGGAATTCCCATGCTAA